A single window of Syntrophus aciditrophicus SB DNA harbors:
- the cas8c gene encoding type I-C CRISPR-associated protein Cas8c/Csd1, translating to MSWIEKLYETSVEIGKMQLSGPDRPWPVSHVAKKAHVEVTLGSKGDFRRIRALSFDESLTIIPVTESSANRTSNDAPHPLCEELSYCAADLPNRKEKRFKEFIELMDQWAESEEFSHPKVKAVRNYLKNDGKLYTVLCKNNLLPFKTVNPKGKKTPVEDKKVFVRWCIEESGKPHSGTWEDESLIESWINFDASQNMPNKENQSLCMLSGASVRIAKGHHRFLRTPDDGAKLLSSNDLEGFTFRGRFTDVKNDSGKQACTVGYVESQKAHNALRWLIARQKYHKIEDEFVRCFVTWAVRCKPIPDPCANSLDFLGDEFKINDTATPQDGDVGQSFALRFNKKLAGYKANISDTEDIVVMGLDSATPGRMAITYYRELTGSEFLERIEKWHSDFSWFQNYGRDKRFLGAPSPKDIAWCSYAKRIGENSELRVDIKLLNATVERLLPSIVDGRPVPRDLIEQSVRRVSNRAGLEPWEFEKCLGIACSLFKGFYNDRRYSMALEEERTSRDYLYGRLLALADQIEWRALRLANEKRGTTASRLMQRFSDRPFSTWKNIEEALKPYKDRIRAKYPGLLDGYEELLDAIHSKILSANYITDTRLTGEYLLGYHCQRQWFRDHKREKGQWILKSADDVENQEADFEE from the coding sequence ATGAGTTGGATAGAGAAGCTGTATGAAACTAGTGTGGAAATTGGCAAAATGCAATTAAGTGGTCCTGATCGGCCCTGGCCAGTTTCCCACGTGGCAAAAAAGGCTCATGTTGAAGTTACACTTGGAAGTAAGGGCGATTTCAGACGAATCCGTGCTTTAAGTTTCGATGAATCCTTAACAATTATTCCCGTAACTGAATCTTCAGCAAATCGAACGAGCAATGACGCACCACATCCTCTTTGTGAGGAATTAAGCTATTGTGCTGCCGATCTTCCCAACAGAAAAGAAAAAAGATTCAAGGAATTTATTGAATTAATGGACCAGTGGGCGGAATCTGAAGAATTCTCACACCCAAAAGTTAAGGCTGTTCGGAATTATCTCAAGAATGATGGGAAGTTATATACGGTTCTTTGTAAAAATAACTTGCTGCCTTTTAAAACTGTAAATCCAAAAGGGAAGAAAACGCCTGTAGAAGATAAAAAGGTGTTTGTCAGGTGGTGTATTGAAGAGTCAGGGAAACCTCACTCGGGGACATGGGAAGACGAAAGCCTGATTGAATCATGGATTAATTTCGATGCAAGTCAAAATATGCCCAATAAAGAAAATCAATCACTGTGCATGCTTTCAGGGGCAAGTGTCCGCATTGCAAAAGGACATCATCGCTTTTTGCGAACGCCAGATGATGGAGCAAAACTCCTTTCATCAAATGATTTAGAAGGATTCACTTTTCGGGGACGTTTTACTGACGTGAAAAATGATTCGGGAAAGCAGGCTTGTACCGTCGGATATGTTGAAAGTCAAAAAGCACACAATGCTTTAAGATGGCTCATTGCAAGGCAAAAATACCATAAAATTGAAGATGAATTTGTGAGATGTTTTGTGACGTGGGCCGTTAGATGTAAGCCTATCCCTGATCCATGTGCCAACTCCTTGGATTTTCTTGGTGATGAATTCAAAATAAACGATACCGCGACCCCGCAAGATGGAGATGTCGGGCAATCTTTCGCGCTTCGCTTTAATAAAAAACTTGCCGGGTACAAGGCCAATATTTCCGACACGGAAGACATCGTCGTAATGGGCTTGGATTCCGCTACACCGGGACGCATGGCAATTACCTATTATCGGGAATTAACCGGTTCTGAATTCCTTGAACGTATAGAGAAATGGCATTCTGATTTTTCTTGGTTTCAAAATTACGGTAGGGATAAAAGATTTTTAGGGGCTCCGTCCCCAAAAGATATCGCATGGTGTTCATATGCTAAAAGAATTGGTGAAAACTCGGAATTAAGGGTTGACATCAAGCTTCTCAATGCCACCGTGGAGCGTTTACTGCCTTCGATAGTTGATGGTAGACCGGTTCCTCGTGATCTTATTGAGCAGAGTGTCCGCCGCGTTTCGAACCGGGCCGGTCTCGAACCATGGGAGTTCGAAAAATGTCTTGGCATAGCATGCTCATTATTTAAAGGATTTTACAACGATAGGAGGTACAGCATGGCTCTTGAAGAAGAAAGAACTTCGCGGGATTACCTTTATGGCCGATTGCTCGCGTTGGCGGATCAAATTGAGTGGCGGGCTCTACGACTTGCTAACGAAAAGAGGGGAACTACAGCATCGCGGCTTATGCAGCGTTTTTCTGACAGACCGTTTTCAACATGGAAAAATATTGAGGAAGCTCTAAAGCCATACAAGGATAGGATACGTGCAAAGTATCCTGGCTTGCTTGATGGCTATGAAGAGCTGCTTGATGCAATTCATTCTAAAATTCTATCTGCCAATTACATTACTGACACGAGACTTACAGGCGAATACTTGCTTGGTTATCACTGTCAAAGACAATGGTTCCGTGATCATAAGCGGGAGAAAGGTCAATGGATATTAAAATCGGCTGACGATGTGGAAAATCAGGAAGCGGATTTCGAAGAATAA
- the polX gene encoding DNA polymerase/3'-5' exonuclease PolX, with protein sequence MKNADMAGIFEQMADFLEIRGENPFKIRAYRRAAQVIEHLPREVATMLAEGEDLKALPGIGEAIASKMAELVRTGHLVAWETLRDSLPEGLSTLLEIPGIGPKTAYRLATELGISSVDELEQAILEGKVAHLFRLGDRTAQNILHSIRSMRRKDQRIPLGQALPIVEEILSALRPLPGVRNLVPAGSLRRFRETLGDIDLMGTADNPEAVIRSFVSLPQVREVLAQGPTKASVILSGGLQADLRMVEHEAFGSLLQYFTGSRQHNIALRTRMQKKGLKLSEYGITDTATDRLEKFSTEEAFYERLGLQYIPPEIREDRGEIDLAERKAIPRLVERSDIRGDLHVHTNWSDGTASLEDMARAAKALGYQYLAITDHSGGLGIAGGLNEERLLKQMQAIRQLDERLEGIRLLAGIEVNILADGRLDLPDGILSRLDVVVASVHSALNQSEAKMTRRILKALENPHVDILAHPTCRLIGQREPIAVDLEAVFQAAAQHRKILEINSMPDRLDLQDISIYRARELGVLLAIDTDAHRPEHFDLVRFGIAMARRGWCRPAHILNCRPLGEVLSYLKRDEAYRRTG encoded by the coding sequence ATGAAAAATGCCGACATGGCCGGAATTTTCGAGCAGATGGCCGATTTTCTGGAGATCAGGGGTGAAAATCCGTTCAAGATCCGGGCGTACCGCCGGGCCGCACAGGTGATCGAACACCTGCCCCGGGAAGTTGCGACGATGCTGGCGGAGGGTGAGGATCTGAAAGCCCTCCCCGGGATCGGTGAGGCGATAGCCTCCAAGATGGCTGAACTGGTCCGAACCGGGCATCTGGTCGCCTGGGAAACCCTGCGGGATTCCCTTCCGGAAGGACTTTCCACCCTGCTGGAAATTCCCGGGATCGGTCCCAAAACCGCCTATCGACTGGCGACCGAACTGGGAATTTCGTCTGTCGATGAACTGGAGCAGGCCATTCTGGAGGGCAAGGTGGCCCATCTCTTCCGGCTCGGAGACCGGACGGCGCAGAATATCCTGCATTCGATCCGCTCCATGCGGCGCAAGGATCAGCGCATTCCGCTGGGGCAGGCCCTTCCCATCGTCGAGGAGATTCTGTCCGCGCTCCGTCCTCTGCCGGGGGTGAGAAATCTGGTGCCGGCCGGGAGTCTCCGCCGGTTCCGGGAAACCCTCGGCGACATCGACCTCATGGGAACGGCGGATAATCCGGAGGCGGTCATCCGGTCATTTGTGTCCCTGCCTCAGGTCCGGGAGGTTCTTGCTCAAGGACCGACCAAGGCCAGCGTGATCCTGTCCGGCGGACTTCAGGCCGATCTGCGGATGGTGGAGCACGAGGCCTTCGGTTCGCTCCTCCAGTATTTTACGGGAAGCCGGCAGCACAATATCGCCCTGAGGACCCGCATGCAGAAAAAAGGGCTGAAGCTGAGCGAATACGGCATTACGGATACCGCCACGGACAGGTTGGAAAAGTTCTCCACGGAAGAGGCCTTTTACGAGCGCCTGGGTCTGCAGTACATCCCGCCGGAAATCCGGGAGGATCGGGGCGAGATCGATCTGGCAGAGAGAAAAGCCATCCCCAGGCTGGTTGAGCGCTCCGATATCCGTGGCGATCTCCATGTGCATACCAACTGGAGCGACGGCACGGCATCTCTTGAGGACATGGCCCGGGCGGCGAAGGCCTTGGGGTATCAGTATCTGGCCATTACGGATCATTCCGGCGGATTGGGGATTGCCGGAGGGTTGAATGAAGAGCGGCTGCTCAAACAGATGCAGGCTATCCGACAGCTCGATGAACGGCTCGAGGGGATTCGCCTGCTGGCCGGGATTGAAGTCAATATCCTGGCCGACGGGCGACTGGATCTGCCGGACGGGATTCTTTCCCGTCTCGATGTGGTCGTGGCGTCGGTGCATTCCGCCCTGAATCAGAGCGAGGCAAAAATGACCCGGAGGATTCTGAAGGCCCTGGAAAACCCTCATGTGGATATTCTTGCCCATCCGACCTGCCGCCTCATCGGTCAGCGGGAGCCCATCGCCGTGGATCTGGAGGCCGTCTTTCAGGCGGCGGCGCAGCACCGCAAGATTCTGGAGATCAATTCCATGCCGGACCGGCTGGATCTTCAGGACATTTCCATCTACCGGGCCAGGGAACTGGGCGTTCTGCTGGCCATCGACACGGATGCCCATCGTCCCGAACACTTCGATTTGGTGCGCTTCGGGATCGCCATGGCCCGGCGCGGCTGGTGCCGGCCTGCCCATATCCTGAACTGCCGGCCGCTTGGGGAGGTCCTGTCTTACCTGAAGCGGGACGAAGCCTACCGCCGGACTGGATGA
- the secG gene encoding preprotein translocase subunit SecG, translated as MHILINILHILSCFVLVLVVLLQAGKGANMGAAFGGSSQTVFGSSGAGTFLGKMTTAVAIVFMLTSLSLSYTSVNKTSSLMEGASRPAAEKPVSAPAPLPSAPAATAPASSSAPASSSAPASPTTTQPAK; from the coding sequence GTGCACATTCTGATTAACATTTTACATATTCTGTCCTGTTTCGTTCTTGTCCTGGTCGTTCTTCTCCAGGCCGGCAAGGGCGCCAATATGGGAGCGGCTTTCGGCGGCTCCAGTCAGACCGTCTTCGGCAGCAGCGGAGCAGGAACCTTTCTCGGCAAAATGACGACTGCAGTCGCCATCGTCTTCATGCTGACATCGCTTTCGCTGTCGTATACGTCGGTAAACAAAACTTCCTCGCTCATGGAAGGGGCATCCCGACCCGCTGCCGAAAAACCGGTGTCCGCGCCTGCGCCATTACCGTCAGCTCCGGCTGCAACTGCTCCGGCTTCCAGCAGCGCTCCGGCTTCCAGCAGCGCTCCGGCTTCGCCGACAACGACTCAACCGGCGAAATGA
- the cas4 gene encoding CRISPR-associated protein Cas4, with amino-acid sequence MFDEDDLIMISALQHYCFCPRQCALIHIEQAWSENRLTAEGRLMHERAHEEGEESRGDLRIARAVMLRSFRLGLIGMADVVEFHRMEDGRWQPFPVEYKRGKPKMDDCDKVQLCAQAICLEEMLSVEIPGGALFYGKTRRRLDVAFDADLRRKTEAIARQTHELIASGRTPPPAYGKYCESCSLIEGCLPKKMQKKRPVKAYLSRMLSDP; translated from the coding sequence ATGTTCGACGAAGATGACTTAATCATGATTTCCGCTCTTCAGCATTACTGCTTCTGCCCTCGCCAGTGTGCTCTGATCCATATTGAACAGGCCTGGTCGGAAAACCGTCTGACTGCCGAAGGGCGGTTGATGCATGAGCGGGCGCATGAGGAGGGTGAGGAATCACGCGGGGATCTACGCATCGCGCGAGCCGTGATGTTGAGATCCTTTCGTTTAGGTCTGATCGGCATGGCTGACGTGGTGGAATTTCATCGGATGGAAGACGGCCGATGGCAGCCTTTCCCGGTGGAATACAAGCGTGGCAAACCCAAAATGGACGACTGCGATAAGGTGCAACTCTGCGCCCAGGCGATTTGTCTGGAGGAGATGTTGAGTGTGGAAATTCCGGGCGGGGCGCTGTTTTACGGCAAAACACGCCGCCGTCTGGATGTCGCCTTTGATGCAGACCTGCGTCGGAAAACAGAAGCGATAGCGCGGCAGACTCATGAACTGATCGCATCAGGAAGGACACCCCCTCCGGCCTATGGAAAATACTGCGAAAGCTGTTCGCTTATTGAAGGATGTCTGCCCAAAAAAATGCAGAAAAAACGTCCGGTCAAGGCTTATTTGTCCAGGATGCTGAGTGATCCATGA
- a CDS encoding PspC domain-containing protein has product MDEKNWLQRFRKSQTDKWIGGVCGGLGEHTPIPSWCWRLLFAFLFLFYGFGLLLYILLWIFVPKGENV; this is encoded by the coding sequence ATGGATGAAAAAAACTGGCTTCAGCGATTCAGGAAATCGCAAACGGACAAATGGATCGGCGGGGTTTGCGGCGGACTGGGAGAGCATACGCCCATTCCGTCCTGGTGCTGGAGATTGCTGTTCGCGTTTCTGTTCTTGTTCTACGGTTTTGGACTCCTGCTGTATATTCTTCTCTGGATATTCGTTCCGAAAGGCGAAAACGTCTGA
- the rnhA gene encoding ribonuclease HI encodes MKATSKAKTHPPGATAAKDPQKQVIIYTDGACLGNPGPGGYGVVLLYGEHRKELSGGYRLTTNNRMEILAAIKGLEALKSACSVTLYSDSQYLVNAINKGWAQRWKANGWKRNAREKALNPDLWERLLELCSRHDITFVWVRGHANNKENERCDVLSKEAAGRADLKADPGYP; translated from the coding sequence ATGAAAGCAACCAGCAAAGCGAAAACACATCCCCCCGGGGCAACCGCTGCGAAGGATCCTCAAAAACAGGTCATCATATACACCGACGGGGCCTGCCTGGGAAATCCAGGACCGGGAGGGTACGGGGTTGTTCTTCTTTATGGGGAGCACCGGAAAGAACTCTCCGGCGGCTATCGGCTCACTACGAACAACCGGATGGAGATCCTCGCGGCCATCAAGGGGCTGGAGGCCCTGAAGAGCGCCTGCTCGGTCACCCTTTATTCGGATTCACAATATCTGGTCAATGCCATCAACAAGGGATGGGCGCAACGCTGGAAGGCGAACGGCTGGAAACGGAACGCCCGGGAAAAGGCGCTCAATCCCGATCTCTGGGAACGGCTGCTGGAACTCTGCTCCCGCCATGATATCACTTTTGTCTGGGTGCGTGGGCACGCGAACAACAAGGAAAACGAACGCTGCGATGTCCTGTCCAAGGAGGCCGCGGGACGGGCCGACCTGAAAGCCGATCCGGGCTACCCCTGA
- the cas7c gene encoding type I-C CRISPR-associated protein Cas7/Csd2: MATLSKKIDFAIIMSVKNANPNGDPLNGNRPRTDYEGLGEITDVCLKRKIRDRLVEQYVSLKNEEEKKGQAIFVQSDDRKIDGETSLRNRAESEKNGLGKKAFGANAKKDETAKSACEKWFDVRAFGQVFAFGKGNDADGVSIPVRGPVTIQSAFSRDLVSISSTQITKSVSGEGDGKKRSSDTMGMKHRVDRGIYVTYGTMNPQLAERTGFSDKDAAVIKAILPKIFENDASSARPEGSMEVVKVLWWQHNSKSGDYSSAKVHRSLKVNPDGSYIIEPLNGLVPEEIAGF, translated from the coding sequence ATGGCTACGTTAAGCAAGAAAATCGATTTCGCAATCATAATGAGTGTAAAAAATGCCAATCCTAATGGAGATCCGTTAAATGGAAACCGTCCCCGTACCGATTATGAAGGGCTCGGCGAGATTACTGATGTATGTCTCAAACGTAAAATCCGTGATCGTTTGGTTGAGCAGTACGTCTCACTGAAAAATGAAGAAGAAAAGAAGGGGCAAGCTATCTTTGTGCAATCCGATGATCGAAAAATTGACGGAGAGACCAGTCTTCGAAATCGTGCAGAATCAGAGAAAAATGGCTTGGGTAAGAAGGCTTTTGGAGCTAATGCGAAAAAAGATGAGACAGCAAAATCAGCCTGTGAGAAGTGGTTTGACGTTCGTGCATTCGGACAGGTATTCGCTTTTGGCAAAGGAAATGATGCTGATGGCGTGTCTATTCCCGTTCGTGGACCTGTTACAATTCAGTCTGCATTTAGCAGAGATCTTGTAAGTATTTCAAGCACTCAAATAACAAAAAGCGTAAGCGGTGAAGGTGATGGAAAGAAGAGAAGTTCCGACACCATGGGCATGAAGCATCGCGTTGACAGAGGAATTTATGTTACTTACGGAACTATGAACCCTCAACTTGCTGAACGCACTGGGTTTTCAGATAAAGATGCCGCAGTTATTAAAGCGATTCTTCCAAAGATTTTCGAAAATGATGCCTCCTCGGCACGCCCGGAAGGCTCGATGGAAGTGGTTAAAGTGCTTTGGTGGCAACACAACAGCAAATCCGGAGACTATTCGTCCGCAAAGGTTCACAGATCTCTGAAGGTTAATCCTGATGGATCTTACATCATTGAACCTCTTAACGGTTTGGTTCCTGAAGAGATTGCTGGATTTTAA
- a CDS encoding zinc metalloprotease HtpX yields the protein MNTLKVILLLASLSGLLVLVGYFVARGAGVVIALVLSVLMNFGSYWYSDSIVLKMYSAREVSSQEAPVLHKAVESLSAKAGIPKPRLYVIAGETPNAFATGRNEDHAAVAVTSGIMKILNRDELEGVLAHELAHIKHRDILISTMAATVASAVVLLSRWAVFFGNDEGGGMIPAIATAIVAPIAATVIQMAISRSREYEADAGSARVTGKPEALAGALRKLSLASKAKPMDANPSTAHMFIVNPLSGDFIMNLFSTHPPIEKRIERLLEMKASGVR from the coding sequence ATGAACACACTCAAAGTCATTCTCCTGCTGGCCTCCCTGTCCGGTCTGCTGGTGCTGGTCGGCTATTTTGTCGCCAGAGGCGCCGGCGTCGTGATCGCCCTGGTCCTCTCCGTCCTCATGAATTTCGGGAGTTACTGGTACTCGGACAGCATCGTCCTGAAGATGTATTCCGCACGGGAGGTCAGCTCTCAGGAGGCGCCGGTGCTCCATAAGGCCGTGGAGTCCCTCTCCGCGAAGGCCGGGATACCGAAGCCCCGGCTTTACGTCATTGCCGGTGAAACGCCCAATGCCTTCGCCACGGGGAGGAATGAAGATCATGCCGCCGTTGCCGTCACTTCCGGAATTATGAAAATCCTGAACAGGGACGAACTGGAAGGCGTTCTTGCCCATGAACTGGCCCACATCAAGCACAGGGATATCCTGATCAGCACGATGGCGGCGACGGTGGCGAGCGCCGTTGTGCTGTTGTCCCGCTGGGCCGTTTTTTTCGGGAATGATGAGGGAGGAGGCATGATTCCCGCGATTGCCACGGCGATTGTCGCGCCCATCGCGGCCACGGTGATTCAGATGGCGATTTCCCGATCGAGGGAATACGAGGCCGACGCGGGAAGCGCCCGGGTGACGGGAAAACCGGAGGCCCTGGCCGGCGCTCTCCGCAAATTGTCCCTCGCTTCAAAGGCGAAACCGATGGATGCAAACCCCTCAACCGCCCACATGTTTATCGTCAATCCACTATCAGGCGATTTCATCATGAATCTCTTCAGTACACACCCGCCGATCGAGAAACGGATCGAACGGCTGCTGGAGATGAAGGCATCCGGAGTCCGATAA
- a CDS encoding formate dehydrogenase accessory protein FdhE: MANMLGALKTIEQYKSDSPHYSELLDILAELLILREEYRKTADKTIFQVDDHLIPQKVAGGLPLIDFFSGKFDVSVPQNYFLRLLDIAEKRSPEKAQEMVAQLHDGVLDFEKMVRHTFDPLSEEEFPDEKDDDFFDLVELFLEESLRPELEKVAHQYGDRISKLGWNEGYCPICGKEPKIGEIKASDGRRYLFCNQCGFEWHYRRVKCPFCGNEEQQALAYFTIEGDERYRVDVCNVCKRYIKIVDLRDTEQEANLDVEDIATLHLDMLAYEEGYS; this comes from the coding sequence ATGGCGAACATGCTGGGCGCCTTAAAAACCATTGAACAGTACAAGTCCGACAGCCCGCACTACAGCGAACTGCTGGATATCCTGGCGGAGTTGCTCATTCTGCGGGAAGAGTATCGCAAGACCGCCGATAAGACAATCTTTCAGGTGGATGACCATCTGATCCCCCAGAAGGTGGCGGGCGGATTGCCCCTCATCGATTTTTTTTCCGGGAAATTCGATGTCTCCGTGCCGCAGAACTATTTTCTCCGGCTGCTGGATATCGCGGAAAAGCGCTCTCCGGAGAAAGCGCAGGAAATGGTGGCACAGCTTCATGACGGGGTTCTGGATTTCGAAAAGATGGTCCGTCATACCTTCGATCCCCTTTCTGAAGAGGAGTTCCCGGACGAAAAGGATGACGATTTTTTCGATCTCGTGGAACTGTTTCTCGAGGAAAGCCTGAGGCCGGAGCTGGAAAAAGTCGCCCATCAATATGGTGACAGGATCTCGAAGCTCGGATGGAACGAAGGATATTGCCCCATCTGCGGCAAGGAACCGAAGATCGGAGAAATCAAGGCCAGCGACGGACGCAGGTATCTCTTCTGCAACCAGTGCGGTTTCGAATGGCATTATCGAAGGGTGAAATGCCCCTTCTGCGGCAACGAAGAACAGCAGGCCCTTGCCTACTTCACGATTGAAGGGGACGAGCGGTACCGGGTTGATGTATGCAACGTCTGCAAGCGCTACATCAAGATCGTCGATCTGCGGGATACGGAGCAGGAAGCCAATCTCGACGTGGAAGACATTGCTACCCTTCATCTGGACATGCTGGCCTACGAAGAAGGATACAGTTAG
- the mobB gene encoding molybdopterin-guanine dinucleotide biosynthesis protein B, whose amino-acid sequence MVKKKSLIPIISIVGKSNSGKTTLIEKLIQELVRRGYRVATIKHHLHDFEIDKEGKDSWRHRQAGSRATVVATPQKVALIEDVEEDLSIEALRERYIHDVDLILTEGFKGNPHPKIEVSRAVLKRELLCAPEDNLLAVASDVPLSIEAPCLDINDVQGLVDLIEAAVLK is encoded by the coding sequence ATGGTGAAAAAGAAATCTCTCATTCCGATCATTTCCATCGTTGGCAAATCCAACTCGGGAAAGACAACCCTGATCGAAAAACTGATCCAGGAACTGGTTCGTCGGGGATATCGGGTGGCGACCATCAAGCATCATCTCCATGACTTCGAGATCGATAAGGAAGGCAAGGACAGTTGGCGGCACCGGCAGGCAGGCTCCCGGGCGACGGTTGTTGCGACACCCCAAAAGGTGGCCCTGATCGAAGATGTGGAGGAAGATCTCAGCATCGAAGCCCTGCGGGAACGCTATATCCACGATGTGGATCTGATTCTGACGGAGGGGTTCAAGGGCAATCCCCACCCGAAGATCGAAGTGTCTCGGGCTGTCCTCAAAAGGGAACTGCTCTGCGCTCCGGAGGACAATCTGCTGGCCGTGGCCAGTGATGTGCCCCTGTCCATTGAGGCGCCCTGTCTGGATATCAACGATGTCCAGGGGCTGGTGGATCTTATCGAAGCGGCGGTCCTGAAATGA
- the cas2 gene encoding CRISPR-associated endonuclease Cas2 → MMVVVSYDVAKLDTGGARRLRRIAKTCQNYGQRVQYSVFECIVDPAQWTLFRKSLIDEINPEEDSLRFYFLGSNWRRRVEHVGAKKTIDQEGPLVI, encoded by the coding sequence ATGATGGTTGTTGTCAGTTATGATGTGGCTAAGTTGGATACTGGTGGAGCCAGGCGATTGCGCCGTATAGCAAAGACCTGCCAGAATTATGGCCAAAGAGTTCAATATTCTGTTTTTGAGTGCATTGTTGATCCCGCACAATGGACACTATTTCGGAAGAGTTTGATTGATGAAATAAATCCCGAGGAAGACAGTTTGAGATTTTATTTTTTGGGATCGAATTGGCGACGGCGTGTTGAACATGTTGGCGCGAAGAAAACCATTGATCAGGAAGGTCCCCTTGTTATTTAA
- the cas1c gene encoding type I-C CRISPR-associated endonuclease Cas1c — protein MKKHLNTLFVTTQGAYLSKEGETVVVKVDREVRLRVPVHTLGGIVCFGNIGCSPYLMGFCAEKSVCISFLSERGRFLARVQGPVSGNVLLRREQYRRADDPEFSAIMARYVLTGKIANCRTVLQRALRDHQEKINADSVRQAVDHLGRCLTSLGREKSLDNLRGIEGDAAHRYFSVFNELILMQKDAFIFDERNRRPPLDPMNCLLSFAYTLLVHDIRSALEAVGLDPAVGYLHRDRPGRPGLALDIMEEFRPFIVDRLVLSLVNLRKVQAKGFKKSESGAVQMDDDTRRTLLVSYQERKQEEMLHPFLGERTTFGLLFHVQAMLLARYLRGDLDGYPPFIYR, from the coding sequence ATGAAAAAACATCTCAATACTCTTTTTGTGACAACCCAGGGTGCTTACCTATCTAAAGAAGGAGAAACGGTGGTTGTCAAGGTGGACCGGGAAGTCCGCCTTCGCGTTCCGGTGCATACTTTAGGAGGAATCGTCTGCTTTGGCAATATTGGTTGCAGCCCTTATCTGATGGGATTTTGCGCTGAAAAAAGTGTCTGCATCAGTTTCTTGTCTGAACGTGGCCGATTCCTGGCGAGGGTTCAGGGGCCTGTTTCCGGCAATGTCTTGCTTCGCAGGGAACAATACCGACGCGCCGATGATCCTGAATTTTCGGCGATCATGGCCAGGTATGTGCTCACCGGAAAAATTGCCAATTGTCGCACCGTCTTGCAGCGGGCGCTTAGAGATCATCAGGAGAAAATCAATGCCGATTCTGTGCGGCAGGCGGTGGATCATCTGGGACGATGCCTGACCTCGCTCGGGCGGGAAAAATCGTTGGATAACCTGAGAGGAATCGAGGGAGATGCTGCGCATCGATATTTCAGTGTGTTCAATGAGTTGATATTGATGCAGAAGGATGCATTCATATTTGACGAACGGAACCGTCGACCCCCGCTTGATCCGATGAATTGCCTTCTTTCCTTTGCTTATACCCTGTTGGTGCACGACATCCGTTCAGCTTTGGAAGCGGTTGGACTAGATCCGGCTGTAGGTTATCTCCATCGGGATCGGCCCGGCAGACCGGGGCTTGCGCTGGATATCATGGAAGAATTCCGTCCTTTTATCGTGGACAGGCTGGTATTGTCTCTCGTTAATCTCCGGAAAGTACAGGCAAAAGGTTTTAAGAAATCCGAATCCGGCGCGGTTCAGATGGATGATGATACACGCCGGACATTGCTGGTTTCATATCAGGAACGTAAGCAGGAGGAGATGCTTCATCCTTTTCTTGGTGAAAGGACAACCTTTGGGTTGTTATTTCACGTTCAGGCGATGCTGCTTGCGAGGTACTTACGTGGTGATCTGGACGGGTATCCGCCATTCATTTATAGATAA
- the nth gene encoding endonuclease III domain-containing protein: protein MEKERIALLIQKLEDSAGAAEFPIVTQLAETRRDPFLILISTVLSLRTKDEVTATATERLFSLASTPETMLELSEEEIRQAIYPVGFYRNKSRQIREICRDLIERFSSRVPDSLEDLLSLKGVGQKTANLVLSLGFEKDAICVDTHVHRISNRLGLVSTKTPEQTESALQNVLPRRYWSRYNTLLVSFGQRVCRPLSPLCSSCPLC from the coding sequence ATGGAAAAAGAACGGATCGCCCTTCTGATTCAAAAGCTTGAAGACAGCGCGGGAGCCGCGGAGTTCCCCATCGTCACCCAGCTGGCGGAAACCCGCCGCGATCCTTTTCTGATTCTGATTTCCACAGTACTCAGTCTCCGGACAAAGGATGAAGTCACGGCCACCGCTACGGAGCGGCTCTTCAGCCTGGCCTCAACACCGGAAACCATGCTGGAGCTGAGTGAAGAGGAAATACGCCAGGCCATCTATCCCGTCGGCTTTTACCGAAACAAATCCCGGCAGATTCGCGAAATCTGCCGGGATCTTATTGAGCGATTTTCCTCCCGTGTTCCCGATTCCCTGGAAGACCTGCTTTCCCTCAAAGGCGTTGGACAGAAAACAGCCAATCTGGTCCTTTCCCTCGGCTTCGAGAAAGACGCCATCTGTGTGGACACCCATGTACACCGGATTTCCAACCGCCTCGGCCTGGTGAGCACGAAAACGCCGGAACAGACGGAATCGGCCTTACAGAACGTCCTGCCGCGCCGTTACTGGTCCCGGTACAACACCCTCCTGGTCTCCTTCGGTCAGCGCGTCTGCCGCCCTCTTTCTCCCCTCTGCAGTTCCTGTCCCCTTTGCTGA